ACATACAGGCTGTATCCGTTTTTATAATCCAGCTGCTCCAGCAACTGTTTTTCCCGCTTCGCAATCTCCACACTCAGCCCGGCTTTTTCTTCAGATACCAGGAACCGTTCCTCCATCCAGGTCGCAGCTTCCTGATCTTTCTTTCCCTTTTCCAGTTCTCCCATCACCAGTTTTGTCGGACGAACTCCTGTCAAAATTCCCCAGGGCAATCCCTGACCTTTGATCTTCTCTAACTGATGATACAATTCCTTTCCAACACTTGCTTTTGTCTCTGTTTTCGACTTTTCTCCGTCTTTCCGGCAAACGCAAAAAGAAGAACCACCTTCTATTTCCACAGAAACCAGTGGTTCTTGCTCTTCCTTTATTTTCTGAGTAATCTCAGCTTCCGGAAAGAAGGATTTCACAATGTGATACGCATCATATGCATACAGCGTCTCCTTGCATACAATCTCTATCATGTATCTTCTCCTTTTCCCCGTTCCATCCTTCTATAAAAACGGATTGTATTCCTTTTCATGCCCAATCGTTGTCTCGTCCATATGCCCCGGGTACACCTTCGTCTCCTCTGGCAGATCCAACAGACGGTCTTTGATGGAACGCACCAGTTGTCCTGCATTTCCCGTTGGGAAATCACTTCTTCCCACAGACTCACAGAACAACGTATCTCCACTTAAAAGTACCTGTTCTTCCGGGAAATAATAACAGCATCCGCCTACCGTATGTCCCGGTGTGTAGATCACCTGAATGGTAAATCCTGCCAGATGCAGTTCTTGTCTGTCTGTCACATAAGTTACCTGCTTTAAGGTACATCCTTCTCCATAATAAGAAGACATGTTCAGAAGCGGATCTTTCAGCATCGTCTCTTCTTTTTCATAAGCATAAACCGGAAGTTCACTTCCTCCAAATGCATTTCTGAATTTTTCCACACCCATGATATGGTCAAAATGTCCATGAGTCAGGAGAATTGCTTTCGGAAGATACCCTTTCTCTTTGATATGGTCGATCAGAGAGTCCGGACATCCGCCCAGATCTGCCGCCAGACATTCTTTCGTCTCTTCCTGTATCATCAGATAAGCATTGGTTCCGATCGAACCCACTAAAAACTGTTCTACTTTCATCTCTTAACCTGCTGTTCTTTCTATATCAATCACACCTGCGAGTTTCCGCATCTTATCGATCACCCGGTTGAGTTCGTCTCTTCCATGTACGATAAATCCCATTTCAATCGTGGCTGTTCCTTTTTTACTGGTTCTCACATTCATGGATTTCACATCGATCTTTGCCTCGGTAAAGATTCTGGAAATATCCATCAGAAGTCCCTGCTTATCTTCTGCAAACATCTTAAGTTCTGCCAGATACTGTCCTTCATTTCCTGCATCGGTCGGATTCTCCCATTCTGCACGGATCAGACGCCCTCTTTCGGAATCCGAAAGATTCAGCATGTTGATACAGTCTGTTCTGTGGATGGAAAGTCCTCTTCCACGGGTCACAAATCCTACGATCTCATCCCCCGGCACCGGAGAACAGCACTTGGAAAAACGAACCGCCATATCGTTGATGCCTTTGACCACGATTCCGCTTTTCGATCTTGCCACATGAATCTTCTGCTTGTTGGCATCTGCCACCTGTTCCAGAATCGTTTCGTCTGTGATCTCCTTGCGGTGATCCTTTTCAAACTCTTCCTGCAGGCGGTTCACGATCTGGCCTTCCTTCATTCCACCGTGTCCGATGGCAGCCAGTGCGGAATCCCAGTCTTTAAAGCCATATTTCTGCTGTACGATCTGCTGGTATTTCGGCTTCATGATATCCACCATGTTGATACCTTTTGCCCGGCAGTACGCCGCGATCATCTCACGGCCACGTACAATATTTTCTTCTTTATATTCCTTTTTAAACCACTGGTTGATCTTGTTCTTTGCCTGCGTACTCTTGACGATATTCAGCCAGTCTCTGCTCGGCCCTCTGGAATTGGCCGAAGTCAGGATCTCGATCCGGTCTCCGTTCTGGATCTTGTAATCGATACTGACCAGCTTGCCGTTGACTCTGGCTCCTACCATTTTATTTCCCACTGCGGTATGGATACAATAAGCAAAATCCACCGGCGTGGAACCGTTTGGCAGGTTCTTCACATCTCCGTTAGGTGTGAAACAGTAAACATCTTCCGCGAACAGATCCAGATCTCCCTTCAACAGGCTTAAGAATTCCCGGTTGTCCGACATATCTCTCTGCCATTCCAGGATCTGACGCAGCCAGCTTAACTTCTCTTCTTCCTGGGCTTTCATGCTCTTGCCTGCATCTCCGCCCTCTTTATATTTCCAGTGAGCCGCAATACCATATTCCGCAGTCTTATGCATCTCCTCCGTCCGGATCTGGATCTCGAAAGGCTGTCCCGTCGGTCCGATCAGTGTGGTGTGGAGGGACTGATACATATTCGGCTTTGGCATAGCAATATAATCTTTAAATCTTCCGGGGATCGGAGTATACATCTCATGGATCACACCCAACGCCCCATAACAGTCCTTGACAGAGTCCACGATAATCCGCACCGCAAACAGATCATAAATCTGATCCAGGGTCTTATCCTGGTTCACCATCTTTTTATAGATACTGAAGAAATGTTTGACACGACCGTAAACCTTAGCCTTGATGTGGGCATTTTCCATATGTTTGGACACTTCCGCCACAATGGCCTGCACAAACTCTTCCCGTTCTGTTTTCCGTTCATTTAACGCGTTGACCAGATCGTAGTACACATCCGGCTGAGAATATTTTAAAGACAGATCATCCAGTTCGATCTTGATCTTGGAAATACCGAGTCTCTGAGCGATCGGTGCATAGATATCCATGGTTTCTCTGGCCTTTTCCAGCTGTTTCTCCGGTCGCATAAACTCCAGCGTCCGCATGTTGTGAAGCCGGTCGGCAAGCTTGATGATAATGACACGGATATCCTTCGCCATGGCAAGGAACATCTTTCTTAAATTCTCTGCCTGAACTTCCAGTTTGTCCTTCGAATAAGACAACTGACCCAGCTTGGTAACCCCGTCTACCAGAAGCGCCACCTCTTCCCCGAACTCCCGGGACACATCTTCTACGGTCATCACCGTATCTTCCACCGTATCGTGCAAGATTCCCGCTGCAATCGTCTCTTTATCCATCTCAAGGTCTGCCAGAATGATTCCCACCCAGAGCGGATGGATGATATATGGTTCTCCCGATTTACGAACCTGATCTTTGTGAGCTTCCCTCGCCGTCTGATATGCTTTCTCCAACATGGAAATATCTGCGGACGGATGGTATTTCCTTACCCGGTCCACCAGCACCTGATACAGTTCTTCCGGATTCTGATAATCTTCAGGAGCTTTCATGGCATGACCGTCTGCCATCAGCAGATTTTCATTCATTTTCTGATATTCTAGTGTTCCGGACATCCGAAAGCCTCCTTTCTCTGCGCCAACTTTCTCATATGTACTACTCTCTTACTCTCTGAATTCCTCTTAATTTTTAGTCCATGGCGGTATTATACCACCATTCACTGATAATTTACAACTGTAAGCTGAATCGTTCTTCGTCCGTTGTATTCGTTGATCGAGGGGTAAAAGGTAAATGCCATTTCCTGCTTCCTCTGAATATATTCCAGACATTTCTTTGCCTCTCCGAAATAAATTGCCTCCATCCGGTTTCCCGCCGGATCCTGCACCTGGAATTTTAATACATTTTGATTCTTTCCCACAATCTGCGGATAATATACCCTCAGATTTTTTTCTGCAAAAAGAGGTCTTGTATTTCCTTTTCCGAAAGGAGCCAGAAGTGAAAACTCCCGGATCAGATCCTCGTTTATGTAAGCAAATGGCAGTTTCATATCAATGTGGATCCGCTCCGCCATATCCTCCCAGGACAGGATACAGTTTTCATTCAGCCTTTTTCTTAAGATCTCCACATTTTCTTCAGGAAGCGACACCCCTGCTGCCATTTTATGCCCGCCAAATTTGAGGAACAAATCTCTGCATCGATTCAATTCCGTGAACATGTCATATGCCTCTATAGAGCGCCCGGAACCTTTGACACCTGTTTCTGCCTTTGTCAGAACCAGCGTCGGCCGACTGTAATGTTCCCGGATTCTTCCGGCAATGATCCCGGCGATACTTTCATGGCATTCCGGCAGATAAACGACCAGCACCTTATCCTGTTTCAGTTCCGATGCTTCAATCTGATCCATTGCCTCTTTGACGCCTTTTTCTGTCAGCTCTTTCCGACTGTCGTTTAAAACTTTCAGATCCTCTGCCAGCACCATGGCTT
This window of the Mediterraneibacter butyricigenes genome carries:
- a CDS encoding MBL fold metallo-hydrolase, producing the protein MKVEQFLVGSIGTNAYLMIQEETKECLAADLGGCPDSLIDHIKEKGYLPKAILLTHGHFDHIMGVEKFRNAFGGSELPVYAYEKEETMLKDPLLNMSSYYGEGCTLKQVTYVTDRQELHLAGFTIQVIYTPGHTVGGCCYYFPEEQVLLSGDTLFCESVGRSDFPTGNAGQLVRSIKDRLLDLPEETKVYPGHMDETTIGHEKEYNPFL
- a CDS encoding RelA/SpoT family protein, whose product is MSGTLEYQKMNENLLMADGHAMKAPEDYQNPEELYQVLVDRVRKYHPSADISMLEKAYQTAREAHKDQVRKSGEPYIIHPLWVGIILADLEMDKETIAAGILHDTVEDTVMTVEDVSREFGEEVALLVDGVTKLGQLSYSKDKLEVQAENLRKMFLAMAKDIRVIIIKLADRLHNMRTLEFMRPEKQLEKARETMDIYAPIAQRLGISKIKIELDDLSLKYSQPDVYYDLVNALNERKTEREEFVQAIVAEVSKHMENAHIKAKVYGRVKHFFSIYKKMVNQDKTLDQIYDLFAVRIIVDSVKDCYGALGVIHEMYTPIPGRFKDYIAMPKPNMYQSLHTTLIGPTGQPFEIQIRTEEMHKTAEYGIAAHWKYKEGGDAGKSMKAQEEEKLSWLRQILEWQRDMSDNREFLSLLKGDLDLFAEDVYCFTPNGDVKNLPNGSTPVDFAYCIHTAVGNKMVGARVNGKLVSIDYKIQNGDRIEILTSANSRGPSRDWLNIVKSTQAKNKINQWFKKEYKEENIVRGREMIAAYCRAKGINMVDIMKPKYQQIVQQKYGFKDWDSALAAIGHGGMKEGQIVNRLQEEFEKDHRKEITDETILEQVADANKQKIHVARSKSGIVVKGINDMAVRFSKCCSPVPGDEIVGFVTRGRGLSIHRTDCINMLNLSDSERGRLIRAEWENPTDAGNEGQYLAELKMFAEDKQGLLMDISRIFTEAKIDVKSMNVRTSKKGTATIEMGFIVHGRDELNRVIDKMRKLAGVIDIERTAG